One Micromonospora sp. WMMD1120 genomic region harbors:
- the fxsT gene encoding FxSxx-COOH system tetratricopeptide repeat protein: MTTDASATTGEKLFISYAGPDRAWAEWVAWQLEQAGYVVELDLWDWAAGDNSVLRINQALERADRMVALFSEAYFEHQRFTTDEWTAIMSGRDRQGRLVPLRLGDVTLPPVLRALIAPSLADLSAEDAHRVLINAVRGVPRPVTEPDFPGAPIPRQRSTADAPRLPGGHQPTLWQVPRRNAAFVGRDRDIDAVRRELRPGRPVVVQSGVPLGGVGKTQVAMEYVHRFAAQYDLVAWINAEDPQLVPAQLTALAAELGLIVEHDEAGALAALRRHLRQPRRWLLVFDNAETAEVVQPGVEAGVGHVLITSRSRDWSEFARVHLELLTRRESVTLLRNRVRELSAEDADLVADRLGDLPLALVQAATVLSTMPAKLYLEMLDTDADEVLNEGLPPSYPRSLAAALRVSINGLAAHGEALDLLRLCCVLAPEPIPMTLLGTAPEAVAESLRPVVASPMRLYRTATQLGDLVRLSQRGIQVHRLVQTLVLSQLDATGRDDLRRQAGGLVAAAHPGDPASASTWPAWAQLMPHLLALDLDGTDDQRVRGLACDSMLYLLFSGNTDAGFRLARLLHDRWRQRLGPDDRHTLAAATELAHAYHYQGRDREALALTEDTLARRQRTLGPDDPATLRSASDYAVVISGLGRLAESIERATDVLARRVEVLGADHRDTLVIRSHIAGNLGDAGNHSAAIAAYQELLADQLRILGPDHRNTLTSRANIAKWKGEAGDHVTAIAGFEELVADHVRILGPEHPETLSMRGNLAGWQGETGDHATAIADFETLLADYLRILGPDHPGTLGARANLARWKGEAGDRHTAIRGFEAVLGEHLRILGPEHPDTLRIRSNIAGWKGEAGDRHTAIAGFEDLLTDHLRILGPDHPDTLRIRSNVARLTGEIGDHQTAIVGFEALLADQLRILGPDHPDTLRTRGDLARTLLRRGAVLAARKQISAKLDVEKRLFGSDDRRTRQTQELLNEIRRHMGGRGGPSSSRRKKR; the protein is encoded by the coding sequence GTGACAACAGACGCCAGTGCCACGACCGGGGAGAAGCTGTTCATCTCCTATGCCGGCCCGGACCGGGCGTGGGCCGAGTGGGTGGCCTGGCAGCTCGAACAGGCAGGGTACGTGGTCGAGCTGGACCTGTGGGACTGGGCCGCCGGCGACAACTCGGTGCTCCGCATCAACCAGGCGTTGGAGCGGGCGGACCGGATGGTCGCGCTCTTCTCCGAGGCGTACTTCGAGCACCAGCGCTTCACCACCGACGAGTGGACGGCGATCATGTCCGGGCGCGACCGGCAGGGCCGGCTGGTTCCGCTGCGCCTCGGGGACGTCACGCTTCCGCCGGTGCTCCGCGCGCTGATCGCTCCCAGCCTGGCGGACCTGTCGGCGGAGGACGCGCACCGAGTGCTGATCAACGCGGTGCGCGGCGTGCCCCGGCCGGTGACCGAGCCTGATTTTCCCGGCGCACCGATCCCCCGGCAGCGATCGACGGCCGACGCTCCGCGGCTGCCGGGCGGTCACCAACCCACGCTGTGGCAGGTTCCGCGCCGCAACGCGGCCTTCGTCGGCCGGGACCGGGACATCGACGCCGTCCGTCGCGAACTCCGGCCGGGACGACCCGTGGTGGTCCAGTCCGGGGTTCCGCTCGGCGGGGTCGGCAAGACCCAGGTGGCGATGGAGTACGTCCACCGGTTCGCCGCCCAGTACGACCTCGTGGCCTGGATCAACGCCGAGGACCCCCAACTGGTGCCGGCCCAGCTCACCGCGCTCGCCGCCGAGCTGGGGCTGATCGTCGAGCACGACGAGGCGGGAGCGCTCGCCGCGCTCCGGCGACACCTCCGGCAACCGAGGCGGTGGCTGCTGGTGTTCGACAACGCCGAGACCGCCGAGGTCGTCCAGCCCGGCGTGGAAGCCGGCGTCGGCCACGTCCTCATCACGTCGCGGTCCCGCGACTGGTCGGAGTTCGCCAGGGTGCACCTGGAGCTGCTGACCCGGCGGGAGTCGGTGACGCTCCTGCGCAACCGGGTGCGGGAGTTGTCGGCCGAGGACGCCGATCTGGTCGCCGACAGGCTGGGCGACCTTCCGCTGGCCCTGGTGCAGGCAGCCACCGTGCTGTCCACCATGCCGGCGAAGCTGTACCTGGAGATGCTGGACACCGATGCCGACGAGGTGCTCAACGAGGGCCTGCCGCCGTCCTACCCGCGCTCCCTCGCCGCCGCCCTGCGCGTCTCGATCAACGGACTCGCCGCGCACGGCGAAGCTCTGGACCTGCTCCGCCTCTGTTGCGTCCTCGCGCCCGAGCCGATCCCGATGACGCTGCTCGGCACGGCTCCCGAAGCCGTCGCGGAGTCACTGCGGCCGGTGGTGGCGAGCCCGATGCGGCTGTACCGGACCGCGACGCAGCTCGGTGACCTCGTACGCCTGTCCCAGCGCGGCATCCAGGTCCACCGCCTGGTGCAGACCCTCGTCCTCAGTCAGCTCGACGCGACCGGCCGCGACGACCTGCGTCGTCAGGCGGGTGGCCTGGTGGCCGCCGCTCATCCCGGCGATCCGGCGTCGGCGTCCACGTGGCCGGCGTGGGCCCAGCTCATGCCGCACCTGTTGGCCCTCGACCTGGATGGGACCGACGACCAGCGGGTCCGCGGCCTGGCCTGCGACTCGATGCTCTACCTGCTCTTCAGCGGCAACACCGACGCCGGTTTCCGCCTCGCCCGCCTTCTGCACGACCGGTGGCGGCAGCGGCTGGGGCCCGATGACCGGCACACGCTCGCGGCGGCCACCGAACTCGCGCACGCCTACCACTACCAGGGGCGCGACCGGGAGGCCCTCGCCCTGACCGAGGACACCCTCGCCCGCCGGCAGCGGACGCTCGGCCCCGATGATCCGGCCACGCTGCGCTCCGCCAGTGACTACGCGGTCGTCATCAGCGGACTGGGCAGGCTGGCCGAGAGCATCGAACGGGCCACCGATGTCCTCGCCCGCCGTGTCGAGGTTCTCGGCGCGGACCACCGCGACACGCTCGTCATCCGCAGCCATATCGCCGGGAACCTCGGTGACGCCGGCAACCACAGTGCCGCCATCGCCGCCTACCAGGAGCTCCTCGCCGACCAGCTCCGCATCCTCGGCCCCGACCACCGCAACACCCTGACCAGCCGTGCCAACATCGCCAAGTGGAAGGGCGAGGCCGGCGACCACGTCACCGCCATCGCCGGCTTCGAGGAGCTCGTCGCCGACCATGTGCGCATCCTGGGCCCCGAGCACCCCGAGACCCTCAGCATGCGCGGCAACCTCGCCGGCTGGCAGGGCGAAACCGGCGACCACGCCACCGCCATCGCCGACTTCGAAACGCTCCTGGCCGACTACCTACGCATCCTGGGCCCCGACCATCCCGGCACGCTCGGCGCCCGGGCCAACCTCGCCCGGTGGAAGGGCGAGGCCGGGGACCGGCACACCGCCATCCGCGGCTTCGAGGCGGTCCTCGGCGAGCACCTGCGCATCCTCGGCCCGGAGCACCCCGACACCCTGAGGATCCGCTCCAACATCGCCGGCTGGAAGGGCGAGGCGGGCGACCGGCACACCGCCATCGCCGGCTTCGAGGACCTCCTCACCGACCACCTGCGCATCCTCGGCCCCGACCACCCCGACACACTGAGGATCCGCAGCAACGTCGCCAGGTTGACCGGTGAGATCGGCGACCACCAGACCGCCATCGTCGGCTTCGAGGCCCTTCTCGCGGACCAGCTCCGGATCCTCGGTCCCGATCACCCCGACACCCTGCGAACCCGCGGCGACCTGGCGCGTACTTTGCTGCGACGCGGGGCGGTGCTGGCCGCCCGCAAGCAGATCAGCGCGAAGCTCGACGTGGAGAAACGGTTGTTCGGGTCGGACGATCGACGGACCCGACAGACACAGGAGCTGCTCAACGAGATCAGGCGGCACATGGGCGGTCGCGGGGGCCCGTCGAGCAGCAGGCGGAAGAAGCGCTGA
- a CDS encoding FUSC family protein — protein MRGTSALGRLRQRDPEYAILRRAARLTFVASVVFYVGRYGLGSTTLATYGLFGTIAAGAFAQLPGPAPQRARILVLALPAVWALIAAGALLAWSTWAAAGGMLVIGFVVAFAGVGNPRLVGLASAFQLFYILASFPPYQPGSLPQRLGGVTLAIALVAVAEVVLWPDPVPVSYRRRLAEASDGVGAYLHDAAAALTDPHTAPGGRGPRRQRAYDLVAALDLTRTPSGWSPTAAGARDRSLRICAAALHQALAEADRLAADLPPRPLPDPAAARLLRLGAETTRAAGHSLSAGTPPADLGALDAAIRRAEASYRVVAGDPRDPPDVARFCRDATALALADQVRIFAVAARVATGARPDGTDAGGGLFEYARHRPWTLYWRQYRAHVAPRSAHLHSSLRLAVALAVARVAAGVLQLTHGFWVLLATLTVLRTSAADTRTALRPAVLGTVAGAIVSGVVMLAVDQPVVYAVVLPVTLMLAFGVGRLLGPVWQQALFTVLLTVVFAQLNPEGWRLAEARLVDVLFGAVIGVLAGVAIWPRGAGHDLRHNAPRYLAANADAVERTVQAVLGDAPAPQRALARVRRRMVLIDSSYCQYHSERHDPRRQQVDWDAVLSAGHHVVAGAESLLRRNPPGCLAGWPEAAALLRDTAGRLRSAYDDLADAVAHDRAAGPFPAPTTCVEEVDRIRPLLGGADPRAVRHLVEVDRWLAGLAAALARTHT, from the coding sequence GTGCGCGGAACCAGCGCCCTGGGCCGGCTGCGCCAGCGTGACCCGGAGTACGCGATCCTGCGCCGCGCCGCCCGGCTGACCTTCGTCGCCTCCGTCGTCTTCTACGTCGGCCGTTACGGCCTGGGAAGCACCACGCTCGCCACGTACGGCCTGTTCGGCACGATCGCCGCCGGGGCGTTCGCCCAGCTGCCCGGTCCCGCGCCGCAGCGGGCGCGAATCCTCGTCCTGGCGCTGCCGGCGGTCTGGGCGCTGATCGCCGCTGGCGCATTGCTGGCGTGGAGCACCTGGGCCGCCGCCGGTGGGATGCTCGTCATCGGCTTCGTCGTGGCGTTCGCCGGGGTGGGCAACCCGCGGCTGGTGGGCTTGGCGAGCGCCTTCCAGCTCTTCTACATCCTGGCGTCCTTCCCGCCGTACCAGCCGGGCAGCCTGCCCCAACGGCTGGGCGGCGTCACCCTCGCCATCGCGCTGGTCGCCGTCGCCGAGGTGGTTCTGTGGCCCGATCCGGTTCCGGTGTCGTACCGGCGGCGGCTGGCCGAGGCGTCGGACGGCGTCGGGGCGTACCTGCACGACGCCGCCGCCGCGCTGACCGACCCGCACACCGCTCCGGGTGGTCGCGGTCCGCGGCGTCAGCGGGCGTACGACCTGGTCGCGGCGCTGGATCTGACCCGTACCCCGTCGGGGTGGTCGCCGACCGCGGCGGGCGCCCGGGACCGGTCGTTGCGGATCTGCGCCGCCGCGCTACACCAGGCGCTGGCCGAGGCCGACCGGTTGGCGGCGGACCTGCCGCCGCGACCACTCCCGGACCCGGCGGCGGCGCGGCTGCTCCGCCTCGGCGCCGAGACGACCCGCGCCGCCGGGCACAGCCTGTCGGCCGGTACGCCGCCGGCCGACCTCGGCGCCCTGGACGCCGCGATTCGGCGGGCCGAGGCGTCGTACCGGGTAGTGGCGGGCGACCCCAGGGACCCGCCGGACGTAGCCCGGTTCTGCCGGGACGCGACGGCGCTGGCCCTCGCCGACCAGGTGCGGATCTTCGCGGTGGCCGCCCGGGTGGCCACCGGGGCGCGCCCGGACGGCACGGACGCCGGCGGCGGCCTGTTCGAGTACGCGCGGCACCGACCGTGGACGCTGTACTGGCGGCAGTACCGGGCCCACGTGGCACCCCGCTCGGCCCATCTGCACAGCTCGTTACGGCTGGCCGTGGCGCTCGCCGTCGCCCGGGTCGCCGCCGGGGTGCTGCAGCTGACCCACGGCTTCTGGGTGCTGCTGGCCACCCTCACCGTCCTGCGCACCTCGGCGGCCGACACCCGGACCGCGCTGCGACCGGCGGTGCTGGGCACCGTCGCGGGCGCGATCGTCAGCGGCGTGGTGATGCTCGCCGTCGACCAGCCGGTCGTGTACGCGGTCGTCCTGCCGGTGACCCTGATGCTGGCCTTCGGCGTCGGACGCCTGCTCGGCCCGGTGTGGCAGCAGGCGTTGTTCACGGTGCTGCTGACCGTCGTCTTCGCCCAGCTCAACCCCGAGGGGTGGCGGCTCGCCGAGGCCCGCCTGGTGGACGTGCTGTTCGGCGCGGTGATCGGCGTGCTCGCCGGAGTGGCGATCTGGCCGAGGGGCGCGGGCCACGACCTGCGGCACAACGCGCCCCGCTATCTGGCGGCCAACGCGGACGCGGTCGAGCGGACCGTCCAAGCGGTGCTCGGTGACGCGCCAGCACCGCAGCGGGCCCTCGCTCGGGTCCGGCGTCGAATGGTTCTCATCGACTCCTCGTACTGTCAGTACCACTCGGAGCGGCACGACCCGCGCCGGCAGCAGGTCGACTGGGATGCCGTGCTGAGCGCCGGGCACCACGTGGTGGCGGGAGCCGAGTCGCTGCTGCGCCGTAACCCGCCCGGCTGCCTCGCCGGCTGGCCGGAGGCGGCGGCGCTGCTGCGGGACACCGCCGGGCGGCTGCGTTCGGCGTACGACGACCTGGCCGACGCGGTGGCCCACGACCGCGCCGCCGGGCCGTTCCCGGCCCCGACCACGTGCGTGGAGGAGGTGGACCGGATCCGCCCGCTGCTGGGCGGGGCCGACCCCCGCGCGGTGCGGCACCTGGTGGAGGTCGACCGGTGGCTCGCCGGCCTGGCCGCCGCTCTCGCCCGGACACACACCTGA
- a CDS encoding permease-like cell division protein FtsX: protein MDQNLRVLFDRAMADEPEPPAVDLAGEAMAAGTGLRRRRQRFVAAGAAAVAAIAAAGALNVATPQRHDVPPPTEVPAAFGMLVNRACEFPAREIATHASVFLTREISDQQRTALDHALEADPAVATVVYESREEALARFRTMYRDAPDLVAAVRAEQMPESFRVTLTGRSEYAELAGRVEPLPGVDQMYGIDCPAGTNASVVD, encoded by the coding sequence ATGGACCAGAACCTGCGGGTGCTCTTCGACCGCGCTATGGCCGACGAGCCCGAGCCGCCCGCCGTCGACCTGGCCGGCGAGGCGATGGCCGCCGGCACCGGGCTACGTCGACGGCGACAGCGGTTCGTGGCGGCGGGCGCGGCGGCGGTGGCCGCCATCGCGGCGGCGGGGGCGCTGAACGTGGCGACACCGCAGCGTCACGACGTGCCGCCGCCGACCGAGGTGCCGGCGGCCTTCGGCATGCTCGTGAACCGGGCGTGCGAGTTCCCCGCCCGGGAGATCGCCACGCACGCGTCGGTCTTCCTGACCCGCGAGATCAGCGACCAGCAGCGCACCGCCCTGGACCACGCGTTGGAGGCCGATCCGGCGGTCGCGACAGTGGTGTACGAGAGCCGGGAGGAGGCCCTGGCCCGGTTCCGGACGATGTACCGGGACGCCCCGGATCTCGTCGCCGCCGTCCGGGCCGAGCAGATGCCGGAGTCGTTCCGGGTCACGCTGACCGGACGGTCGGAGTACGCGGAGCTGGCCGGCCGGGTCGAACCCCTGCCCGGGGTCGACCAGATGTACGGCATCGACTGCCCGGCCGGCACGAACGCCTCGGTGGTCGACTGA
- a CDS encoding SigE family RNA polymerase sigma factor encodes MASVRWGAARRREHAARQAEFTAFVEATAPGLRRTAYLLCRDWHLAQDLTQTTFARMYASWGRIRHTTNPQAYSCRVLMNVVFDQNRRRSAAEVVLAELPEAAQHRSDDTTELHVALLQALATLPLRDQAIVVLRHWEDQSVETVASALGVSVSVVKMRNARALTKLRALLGRDFVRI; translated from the coding sequence ATGGCATCGGTGCGTTGGGGCGCGGCCCGGCGGCGGGAGCACGCGGCCCGGCAGGCGGAGTTCACCGCGTTCGTCGAGGCCACCGCGCCGGGACTGCGCCGCACCGCGTACCTGCTGTGCCGGGACTGGCACCTGGCCCAGGACCTCACCCAGACCACCTTCGCGCGGATGTACGCGAGCTGGGGCCGGATCCGGCACACCACGAACCCGCAGGCGTACAGCTGTCGCGTCCTGATGAACGTGGTCTTCGACCAGAACAGGCGGCGCAGCGCCGCCGAGGTGGTGCTCGCCGAGCTGCCGGAGGCGGCGCAGCACCGCTCCGACGACACCACCGAGCTGCACGTCGCCCTGCTCCAGGCGCTGGCCACCCTGCCGCTGCGGGACCAGGCCATCGTGGTGCTGCGGCACTGGGAGGACCAGAGCGTCGAGACGGTGGCCAGCGCCCTCGGTGTCTCGGTGTCGGTGGTGAAGATGCGCAACGCCCGCGCGTTGACGAAGCTGCGGGCGCTGCTCGGCCGGGACTTCGTCCGGATCTGA
- a CDS encoding aminotransferase class V-fold PLP-dependent enzyme, whose translation MEIEQAQQLWKPEPGWLNTASYGLPPEPAWTALQEALGQWRVGSTSWEGWGDSVQRSRTAFARLIGVPEGDVAVGASVSQMLAPVAAALPSGATVVAPDVEFTSNLFPWLVQEERGVTVRTVSLESLVDAIDADTDVVAFSLVQSADGAVARYDEIVAAARAYDALVVVDATQACGWLPFDGSRADVVTVGGYKWLMNPRGTAFTYLAPALRERLRPDAAGWYAGRDPHASYYGPPLRLADDARRFDISPAWFSWVGAAPALELVAEIGVPAIRAHDVALANRFLRGLGRPPGESAIVAVDVPDAERRLAAAGIRAAVRAGRVRASFHVYSTEADVDAALAALTD comes from the coding sequence ATGGAGATCGAGCAGGCGCAGCAGTTGTGGAAGCCCGAGCCCGGCTGGTTGAACACCGCCTCGTACGGGTTGCCGCCGGAGCCGGCGTGGACGGCGTTGCAGGAGGCGCTGGGTCAGTGGCGGGTGGGCAGCACCTCGTGGGAGGGCTGGGGCGACTCGGTGCAGCGTTCCCGTACGGCGTTCGCTCGGCTGATCGGTGTGCCGGAGGGCGACGTGGCGGTCGGCGCGTCCGTCTCGCAGATGCTCGCGCCGGTGGCGGCGGCGCTGCCCAGCGGGGCGACGGTGGTGGCCCCGGACGTCGAGTTCACCTCCAACCTGTTTCCGTGGCTGGTGCAGGAGGAGCGCGGCGTCACGGTCCGCACCGTGTCGTTGGAGTCGCTCGTCGACGCCATCGACGCGGACACCGACGTGGTCGCGTTCAGCCTGGTGCAGTCGGCCGACGGCGCGGTCGCCAGGTACGACGAGATCGTGGCGGCCGCCCGCGCGTACGACGCGCTGGTGGTGGTGGACGCGACCCAGGCGTGCGGGTGGCTGCCGTTCGACGGCAGCCGGGCCGACGTGGTGACGGTGGGCGGCTACAAGTGGCTGATGAACCCGCGCGGAACCGCGTTCACCTACCTGGCGCCGGCGCTGCGGGAGCGGCTGCGCCCCGACGCCGCCGGCTGGTACGCGGGCCGCGACCCGCACGCCTCCTACTACGGCCCGCCGCTGCGGCTGGCCGACGACGCCCGCCGGTTCGACATCTCGCCGGCCTGGTTCAGCTGGGTGGGCGCGGCCCCGGCCCTGGAGTTGGTCGCCGAGATCGGCGTGCCGGCGATCCGGGCGCACGACGTGGCGCTGGCCAACCGGTTCCTGCGCGGGCTGGGCCGGCCGCCGGGGGAGAGCGCCATCGTCGCCGTGGACGTGCCGGACGCCGAGCGTCGCCTGGCGGCGGCCGGCATCCGGGCGGCGGTGCGCGCCGGACGGGTCCGCGCCTCCTTCCACGTCTACTCCACGGAGGCCGACGTGGACGCGGCCCTGGCGGCGCTGACCGACTGA
- a CDS encoding acyl-CoA dehydrogenase family protein, with product MDFSLTDEERAVRDTVRSFIQREVLPLEAEVLRRVRAHQPGLDHSEVRELQLKARKFGFWGLATPEEYGGMNLPAVLQSLIWTELGRTFVPFRFGGEADNILFHATEEQKREFLVPTIEGERRSCFAITEPGAGSDAANIRLSARRDGDDWILDGEKTFITGGHDADFAIVVAVTDREKGARNGGATAFLVDRSMGWRSEFIQTMGEGGPASLIFDGVRVPHRNILGEIGQGFTLGMEWIGKGRYTIPSHAIGIAERALQMAIDHANTRETFGTKIGANQAIQWMIADSETELEAARWLVLRSAWTVDQGLDPRHASSMGKLYGAGMVNRVVDRVLQIHGGMGYTRELPIERWYRQVRLYRIFEGTDEMQRLIISRDLLRGYTKIGGHLA from the coding sequence GTGGACTTTTCCCTTACCGACGAGGAGCGGGCGGTACGGGACACCGTCCGGTCGTTCATCCAGCGCGAGGTGCTGCCGCTGGAGGCGGAGGTGCTACGCCGGGTACGGGCACACCAGCCGGGCCTGGACCACTCCGAGGTGCGCGAACTCCAGCTCAAGGCGCGCAAGTTCGGTTTCTGGGGCCTGGCCACCCCGGAAGAGTACGGCGGGATGAACCTGCCGGCGGTGCTCCAGTCGCTGATCTGGACCGAGCTGGGCCGCACGTTCGTGCCGTTTCGCTTCGGCGGCGAGGCGGACAACATCCTGTTCCACGCCACCGAGGAGCAGAAGCGGGAGTTCCTCGTACCGACGATCGAGGGCGAGCGGCGCTCCTGTTTCGCGATCACCGAGCCCGGCGCCGGCTCGGACGCCGCGAACATCCGGCTCTCCGCCCGCCGCGACGGCGACGACTGGATCCTCGACGGCGAGAAGACCTTCATCACCGGCGGGCACGACGCCGACTTCGCCATCGTGGTCGCGGTGACCGACCGGGAGAAGGGCGCCCGCAACGGTGGGGCCACCGCGTTCCTGGTGGACCGCTCGATGGGTTGGCGCTCGGAGTTCATCCAGACGATGGGCGAGGGCGGGCCGGCCTCGCTCATCTTCGACGGCGTCCGCGTGCCGCACCGCAACATCCTCGGCGAGATCGGGCAGGGCTTCACCCTCGGCATGGAGTGGATCGGCAAGGGCCGCTACACCATCCCGTCGCACGCCATCGGCATCGCCGAGCGGGCCCTCCAGATGGCCATCGACCACGCCAACACCCGGGAGACCTTCGGTACGAAGATCGGCGCCAACCAGGCCATCCAGTGGATGATCGCCGACTCGGAGACCGAGTTGGAGGCGGCCCGCTGGCTGGTGCTCCGCTCGGCCTGGACCGTCGATCAGGGCCTCGACCCCCGGCACGCCTCCTCGATGGGCAAGCTCTACGGCGCCGGCATGGTCAACCGGGTCGTCGACCGGGTGCTCCAGATCCACGGCGGCATGGGCTACACCCGGGAGCTGCCCATCGAGCGCTGGTACCGGCAGGTCCGGCTGTACCGCATCTTCGAGGGCACCGACGAGATGCAGCGCCTGATCATCTCGCGGGACCTGCTGCGCGGCTACACGAAGATCGGCGGCCACCTGGCCTGA
- a CDS encoding TetR/AcrR family transcriptional regulator C-terminal domain-containing protein has translation MPRPSQPRLTRQLIVETATALIDAEGLPAFSTRRLAAELGVRGPSLYNHFATKDEILDAVADSVTGAVDTSGFASRDWVTALRDWAWSYRRALTAHPNIVPYLAQGPGRRPAALAMADAVYGGLVRAGWPPARATHIGAALRYFVAGSALGSFARGFVEDPELYAAHYPHLRQAHRLAEHQQSVDEGAFALGLDALLHGLAAEYARSVDAVESARPTG, from the coding sequence GTGCCCCGACCCAGTCAGCCCCGGCTCACCCGGCAGCTCATCGTCGAGACGGCCACCGCGCTCATCGACGCCGAGGGGCTGCCGGCGTTCTCCACCCGCCGGCTCGCCGCCGAGCTGGGCGTGCGCGGGCCGTCGCTCTACAACCACTTCGCCACCAAGGACGAGATCCTGGACGCGGTCGCCGACTCGGTCACCGGCGCCGTCGACACCAGCGGCTTCGCCAGCCGGGACTGGGTGACCGCCCTGCGGGACTGGGCCTGGTCGTACCGGCGGGCGCTCACCGCGCACCCGAACATCGTGCCGTACCTGGCGCAGGGGCCCGGTCGGCGACCGGCGGCGCTGGCCATGGCCGACGCGGTCTACGGCGGGCTGGTCCGCGCCGGCTGGCCGCCCGCGCGCGCCACCCACATCGGCGCGGCGCTGCGCTACTTCGTCGCCGGGTCGGCGCTCGGCTCGTTCGCCCGTGGCTTCGTCGAGGACCCCGAGCTGTACGCCGCACACTACCCGCACCTGCGGCAGGCGCACCGGCTCGCCGAACACCAGCAGAGCGTCGACGAGGGCGCCTTCGCCCTCGGACTGGACGCGCTGCTGCACGGCCTGGCCGCCGAGTACGCCCGCAGCGTCGACGCTGTGGAGTCCGCCCGGCCCACGGGGTAG
- a CDS encoding aldehyde dehydrogenase family protein, translating into MDLAAPPSQLPDALRLRRHLHVGGGWTSPAADDLIDVENPSTGELVGHVPAGTPADVDRAVAAARAAFPAWSAATPAERSAHLDRLHTALASRADDLARTIAVEMGAPLKLATRVQVGLPLTVLRDHVALAARPPVEETIGNSLVVREPVGVVGAITPWNYPLHQVLAKLAPALAAGCTVVLKPSELTPLTAYLLFDAVAEAGLPPGVLNLVTGTGPVVGEALAGHPDVDVVSFTGSTATGARIMRLAADRIARVALELGGKSANVILPDADLSTAVKVGVGNALLNSGQTCTAWTRMLVHRDRYAEALDLVAAAVAGYRLGDPFDTATRLGPLVSAAQAERVRGHIDRALADGARLLTGGPDAPVPATGHFVAPTVFADVHPDSALAQEEVFGPVLAVIPFTDTDEAVTIANNSRYGLAGAVWSADTDAALAVARRLRTGAVDINGAPFNPLAPFGGYKQSGLGRELGVHGLAEFCELKAIQR; encoded by the coding sequence ATGGACCTCGCCGCCCCGCCGTCGCAGCTGCCCGACGCCCTGCGCCTCCGGCGCCACCTGCACGTCGGCGGCGGGTGGACGTCTCCCGCCGCCGACGACCTGATCGACGTGGAGAACCCGAGCACGGGCGAGCTGGTCGGGCACGTGCCGGCCGGCACCCCGGCGGACGTGGACCGGGCGGTGGCCGCCGCCCGCGCCGCGTTCCCCGCCTGGTCGGCCGCCACACCCGCCGAGCGGTCCGCGCACCTGGACCGCCTGCACACCGCGCTCGCCAGCCGAGCCGACGACCTCGCGCGCACCATCGCCGTCGAGATGGGCGCGCCGCTGAAGCTCGCCACCCGGGTGCAGGTCGGGTTGCCGCTGACGGTGCTGCGTGACCACGTCGCGCTGGCCGCCCGCCCGCCGGTGGAGGAGACCATCGGCAACTCGCTCGTGGTCCGCGAGCCGGTCGGTGTGGTCGGCGCGATCACCCCGTGGAACTACCCGCTGCACCAGGTGCTGGCGAAGCTGGCCCCGGCGCTGGCCGCCGGCTGCACCGTGGTGCTCAAGCCCAGCGAGCTGACCCCGCTGACCGCGTACCTGCTCTTCGACGCGGTCGCCGAGGCCGGGCTGCCGCCGGGGGTGCTCAACCTGGTCACCGGCACCGGACCGGTGGTCGGCGAGGCCCTCGCCGGGCACCCCGACGTCGACGTGGTGTCGTTCACCGGATCCACCGCCACCGGCGCCCGGATCATGCGCCTCGCCGCCGACCGGATCGCCCGGGTCGCCCTGGAGTTGGGCGGCAAGTCGGCGAACGTGATCCTTCCCGACGCCGACCTGTCCACCGCGGTCAAGGTGGGGGTCGGCAACGCGCTGCTCAACTCCGGCCAGACCTGCACGGCGTGGACCAGGATGCTGGTGCACCGTGACCGCTACGCCGAGGCCCTCGACCTGGTCGCCGCGGCAGTGGCGGGTTACCGGCTCGGCGACCCGTTCGACACGGCCACCCGGCTCGGCCCACTGGTCTCCGCCGCCCAGGCCGAGCGGGTCCGCGGGCACATCGACCGTGCTCTCGCCGACGGCGCCCGGCTGCTCACCGGCGGTCCGGACGCCCCGGTGCCCGCCACCGGCCACTTCGTCGCCCCGACCGTCTTCGCCGACGTGCACCCGGACAGCGCCCTCGCGCAGGAGGAGGTCTTCGGGCCGGTGCTCGCCGTCATCCCGTTCACCGACACCGACGAGGCGGTAACTATCGCCAACAACTCCCGGTACGGGCTGGCCGGCGCGGTCTGGTCCGCCGACACCGACGCCGCCCTCGCCGTCGCCCGGCGGCTGCGTACCGGCGCCGTGGACATCAACGGCGCGCCGTTCAACCCGCTCGCCCCGTTCGGCGGCTACAAACAGTCCGGCCTGGGCCGGGAGTTGGGCGTGCACGGTCTGGCCGAGTTCTGCGAGCTGAAGGCGATCCAGCGGTGA